A portion of the Achromobacter sp. MFA1 R4 genome contains these proteins:
- a CDS encoding LysR family transcriptional regulator: MLERIHLSIVQQVEKQGSLTAAAGVLSLTQSALSHSMKKLEQQLGTDIWLREGRSLRLTQAGQYLLAVANRVLPQLDLAEERLGQFAQGERGALRIGMECHPCYQWLLKVVSPYLAAWPDVDVDVKQKFQFGGIGALFGFEIDLLVTPDPLFKPGLKFEPVFDYEQVLVVPKGHPLASVAYVRPQQLTQEVLISYPVDIERLDIYNQFLLPAGVTPKRHKAIETTDIMVQMVASGRGVAALPRWLVEEYAARMDVVPVRLGVRGIAKQIFLGAREAETGIDYVRAFIELARQPAIAPAIAQKANG, encoded by the coding sequence ATGCTTGAGCGCATCCATCTCAGCATCGTTCAGCAGGTCGAAAAGCAGGGGTCGTTGACGGCCGCCGCTGGTGTGCTGAGCCTGACCCAGTCGGCCCTGAGCCACAGCATGAAGAAGCTGGAACAGCAGCTGGGCACCGACATCTGGCTGCGCGAAGGGCGAAGCCTGCGCCTGACGCAGGCCGGCCAATATCTATTGGCGGTGGCGAATCGCGTGCTGCCGCAACTGGATCTGGCCGAAGAGCGCCTGGGACAGTTCGCGCAGGGCGAGCGCGGGGCGCTGCGCATCGGCATGGAGTGCCACCCTTGCTACCAGTGGCTGCTCAAGGTGGTTTCTCCTTATCTGGCCGCATGGCCGGACGTGGACGTGGACGTCAAGCAGAAGTTTCAGTTTGGCGGGATTGGAGCGCTCTTCGGTTTTGAGATCGACCTCCTGGTCACGCCCGACCCGCTGTTCAAACCGGGCCTCAAGTTCGAGCCCGTGTTCGACTACGAGCAGGTGCTGGTCGTGCCCAAGGGCCATCCGCTGGCGTCTGTGGCGTACGTGAGGCCGCAGCAGTTGACCCAGGAAGTGCTCATCAGCTACCCCGTTGACATCGAGCGCCTGGATATCTACAACCAGTTCCTGTTGCCGGCCGGCGTTACGCCCAAGCGTCACAAGGCCATCGAGACCACCGACATCATGGTGCAGATGGTGGCCAGCGGACGCGGCGTGGCAGCGCTGCCGCGCTGGCTGGTCGAGGAATACGCGGCCAGGATGGACGTGGTGCCCGTGAGGCTGGGGGTGCGCGGCATTGCCAAGCAGATCTTCCTGGGCGCGCGCGAGGCGGAGACTGGCATTGACTATGTGCGGGCCTTCATTGAACTGGCTCGCCAGCCGGCAATTGCCCCTGCCATTGCGCAAAAAGCCAATGGATGA
- a CDS encoding aminoglycoside adenylyltransferase family protein: protein MTRTLPAPIAVQIDEARRLIERHLGTRLVAIHLFGSAVDGGLQPHSDIDLLVTVAQPPGEAALRALATALLALSAPPGQSPQLRALEVTVLALEHVVPWRHPARRELQFGEWLRDDLMAGTVEPPLIDHDLAILLTKARGHSIALVGPPADQLFDPVPHHDLTRALLDTVAQWTRPEDWAGDERNIILALARIWYTAVSGEIASKADAAAWLLPRVEASYRPILSKARAIYLGQADDDLAARHAAETEAFIAHARGAIERICSTA, encoded by the coding sequence CCCCGATCGCTGTGCAGATCGACGAGGCCAGACGCCTCATCGAACGCCATCTCGGCACACGCCTTGTCGCCATCCATCTGTTCGGCTCAGCGGTGGATGGCGGGCTGCAACCGCACAGCGACATCGATCTGCTCGTCACCGTGGCTCAGCCGCCCGGCGAGGCAGCGCTCCGGGCGCTGGCGACGGCGCTCCTCGCCCTCTCGGCGCCCCCGGGCCAATCGCCGCAACTGCGCGCGCTGGAAGTCACCGTACTGGCGCTCGAACATGTCGTCCCGTGGCGCCATCCGGCACGGCGGGAACTTCAGTTCGGCGAATGGCTGCGCGATGACCTGATGGCGGGGACCGTGGAGCCGCCCCTGATCGACCACGACCTCGCCATTCTGCTTACCAAGGCGCGCGGCCACAGCATTGCGCTCGTTGGACCGCCGGCCGACCAGCTATTTGACCCCGTTCCCCATCACGACCTCACGCGTGCCCTGCTCGATACGGTCGCCCAATGGACCCGACCCGAGGACTGGGCGGGCGATGAGCGCAACATCATCCTCGCGCTGGCGCGCATCTGGTACACGGCGGTTTCTGGCGAGATCGCTTCCAAAGCGGATGCAGCGGCATGGCTGTTGCCGCGAGTGGAAGCGTCGTACCGCCCGATCCTCAGCAAGGCGCGCGCGATTTATCTTGGTCAGGCCGACGACGATCTGGCGGCACGCCATGCCGCCGAAACCGAGGCGTTCATCGCTCATGCGCGTGGCGCTATCGAGAGGATTTGCTCCACCGCCTGA
- a CDS encoding methylenetetrahydrofolate reductase: MSLIHPSTYHSPGNITDAYSLEVSARDISALAATASRIPPGSTISIPYLPGQDNDARLAAARAVRALGLEPMPHLSARRIASLAELDSFVGRAVAEAGVERCFVIAGDPPTPLGPFPDSTSLIETGVFERAGIQVVGVGGHPEGHPVMSATDRWNVLERKCHGIGMRGMTPLVVTQFGFDADIVLTWLKTLRERGIEHPVRVGVPGPTGIAVLARYAALCGVSACASMWSKYGISLGKLFGTAGPDVFVDRLAAGLTQAHGNVSLHFFPFGGIAQSVKWIEQYRSRPEKLRPVSAALL, encoded by the coding sequence ATGTCCTTGATTCATCCCAGCACATACCATTCCCCCGGCAACATCACCGACGCCTATTCGTTGGAAGTCAGCGCGAGGGACATTTCCGCGCTGGCCGCAACGGCGTCGCGGATACCGCCAGGGTCGACCATTTCCATTCCTTACCTGCCAGGCCAGGACAATGACGCGCGACTGGCCGCAGCGCGAGCCGTGCGGGCGCTGGGCTTGGAGCCGATGCCGCACCTTTCCGCGCGCCGTATCGCGTCGCTTGCCGAGCTTGATTCCTTCGTCGGGCGCGCGGTCGCTGAGGCTGGCGTTGAGCGCTGCTTCGTGATCGCAGGAGATCCACCGACGCCGCTGGGGCCGTTTCCCGACAGCACCTCGCTGATCGAAACTGGTGTTTTCGAACGCGCGGGCATCCAGGTTGTCGGCGTAGGCGGACATCCGGAAGGCCATCCGGTCATGAGCGCGACCGATCGATGGAACGTGCTCGAACGCAAGTGCCATGGCATCGGCATGCGCGGCATGACGCCCCTGGTCGTCACGCAGTTTGGTTTTGATGCCGACATCGTGCTGACGTGGTTGAAAACCCTGCGCGAGCGTGGCATTGAACATCCCGTTCGGGTGGGCGTGCCCGGCCCTACAGGGATCGCGGTACTTGCTCGCTATGCGGCCTTGTGCGGCGTCAGCGCATGCGCGTCGATGTGGTCTAAGTACGGAATCTCTTTGGGCAAGTTGTTTGGCACGGCGGGGCCCGATGTGTTTGTGGATCGCCTGGCCGCAGGGCTGACGCAAGCACATGGAAACGTGAGCCTGCATTTCTTTCCATTTGGAGGCATTGCGCAGTCCGTGAAATGGATAGAGCAGTACCGCTCTCGCCCCGAGAAGCTGCGCCCGGTCAGCGCAGCCCTGTTATGA